The Lacrimispora xylanolytica genome has a segment encoding these proteins:
- a CDS encoding 2Fe-2S ferredoxin yields MVQPKYHVFICTSCRINGTQKGYCFQKGSVDIIQSFMQEIEDRDLTGDVVINNTGCFGICDKGPVVVVYPEGVWYGNVSEDDVERIVEEHFEGGVPVDDLMI; encoded by the coding sequence ATGGTACAGCCAAAATATCATGTATTCATCTGCACCAGCTGCAGAATCAATGGAACTCAAAAAGGCTATTGTTTTCAAAAAGGCAGCGTGGATATCATTCAGAGCTTTATGCAGGAAATTGAAGACAGGGATTTAACCGGGGACGTGGTCATTAATAATACCGGATGTTTCGGCATCTGTGACAAAGGACCGGTGGTAGTGGTCTATCCAGAAGGAGTCTGGTACGGCAATGTGTCAGAGGATGATGTAGAGCGGATTGTAGAGGAACATTTTGAGGGGGGAGTGCCAGTCGATGATTTAATGATCTAA
- a CDS encoding homocitrate synthase: MKRRIKIVDTTLRDGEQCPGIVFSPSDKIRLALYLDRIGIHEIEAGIYDTGTEGVNYLSEIMKQKKQAIVSVWSRLNAGDIEESARQKPDLIHVGTPVSYSQIYNKIGKNKKWIENTLMECIQVAKDYNIPLTVGLEDASRADVAFLISLIRLMKQQGVEVIRLADTVGVLFPRRARALIQEIKQTGIQVEVHEHNDFGMAVANSMVMALAGADMVDGTLLGIGERAGNCNLYEFVHGANRKFDLGVTSQDIRKAEDLLRNIMAGGVKDDTSD, encoded by the coding sequence ATGAAGAGACGAATCAAAATAGTTGATACTACCCTTCGTGACGGGGAGCAGTGCCCTGGCATCGTTTTTTCTCCATCGGATAAGATCCGACTGGCTCTTTATTTAGACCGCATCGGAATCCATGAAATAGAAGCGGGCATCTATGACACCGGAACAGAAGGCGTTAATTACTTAAGTGAGATTATGAAGCAGAAAAAACAGGCAATTGTTTCCGTCTGGTCCCGTCTGAATGCAGGAGATATCGAAGAGTCCGCCAGACAAAAACCGGACCTCATCCATGTGGGAACTCCTGTCTCCTACTCACAAATATATAATAAAATAGGAAAGAACAAAAAATGGATTGAAAACACACTAATGGAATGCATTCAGGTGGCAAAGGATTATAATATTCCCTTAACCGTTGGCTTAGAAGATGCCTCCCGGGCTGATGTCGCGTTCTTAATTTCCTTAATCCGATTGATGAAACAGCAGGGGGTAGAGGTCATACGCCTTGCCGATACCGTAGGAGTCTTATTTCCAAGAAGGGCAAGAGCCCTGATTCAGGAAATCAAACAGACCGGCATCCAGGTGGAGGTCCATGAGCATAATGATTTTGGTATGGCAGTTGCCAACTCCATGGTCATGGCACTGGCTGGGGCCGATATGGTGGATGGAACCTTACTGGGAATAGGAGAGCGTGCTGGAAACTGTAATCTTTACGAGTTTGTCCATGGTGCCAACCGGAAATTTGATTTAGGAGTCACCAGCCAGGACATCAGAAAAGCCGAGGATTTACTAAGAAATATCATGGCAGGAGGTGTAAAGGATGATACGTCAGACTAA
- a CDS encoding nitrogenase component 1: MKSKVEPLVNLNINPCKMCMPMGSATAFYGLKNSMTILHGSQGCATYIRRHMATHYNEPVDIASSSLTEEGTVYGGSENLKKGLNNLIELYHPDIIGVMTTCLAETIGEDVPGILDDFKEEHPEYKDITLISCPSPGYGGSQYDGYFGALYSMVSSIIMDSGKNNLVNVVTAPISPGDTRYIKSMLKLFGLEAILLPDLSENLDGEHHKEYKRLPHYGTSISELKKMGGAKITLEICDFERKNSVGEYLQETYGVPFVRIPLPVGLRDTDTFLNTLSEISGKEIPEELKKERGRYLDSMIDSHKYNSAGRAAVFGEPDMVYSTIRLMCESGILPVVCATGTACPELAKKAGPEIEKLADLYLEEEYKVIDKADFKEIEAMVIECKANILVGNSDGRRIAEDLKLPLVRRGFPIHDHVGGQRLKMLGYEGSMEYMDEISNHLIDTTETSFREALYKDYYKDTLIDTKEKEVEPMISTREEEMRRKTLEHPCYNCKGHKFARIHLPVAPACNVQCKYCVRKFDCPNESRPGVTSVILTPEEGLSRYLAVKEKMPNLTVVGIAGPGEALENWESVKSLFELIRAHDPHVTFCLSTNGLKLPLYAEELAKLSVSHVTVTLNAVDPHISGQMYQYIRFMGKEYTGDAAGAIMVANQLAGIRLLVASGVLVKVNIVTVRGINDGHVAEVVKTVKDLGCFITNIMQMIPVEGSIFEQVEPISNKQLTEIRKQCEEIMPQMYHCQHCRADAVGTLTDDKSIELKGFLNEEPKNPQTVTTKYRFAVASKSGVIVDTHFGHAKEFYLYDYLNGEVRFAGKRKVEQYCMGEEECGEKETKMEGIMAAIEGCNGVIAMRIGMEPTRKLAELGIKPVNTYDMIEDAVKKAAAAM, encoded by the coding sequence ATGAAAAGTAAGGTAGAACCTCTGGTAAATCTAAATATCAATCCCTGTAAGATGTGTATGCCAATGGGAAGTGCGACTGCATTTTATGGTCTGAAAAATTCCATGACCATTCTTCATGGCTCTCAGGGGTGTGCGACCTACATCCGCAGACATATGGCGACCCATTACAATGAACCTGTGGACATTGCTTCCTCTTCCCTCACAGAGGAAGGAACTGTTTACGGGGGAAGTGAGAATTTAAAGAAAGGCCTGAATAATTTAATCGAGCTTTACCATCCGGATATCATTGGAGTCATGACCACATGCTTAGCAGAGACTATTGGCGAAGATGTCCCCGGAATCTTAGATGATTTTAAAGAGGAGCATCCGGAGTATAAGGATATCACACTCATCTCATGTCCTTCCCCAGGATATGGCGGGAGTCAGTACGACGGGTATTTCGGAGCACTCTATTCCATGGTTTCTTCTATTATAATGGACAGCGGGAAAAACAATCTGGTGAATGTGGTGACTGCCCCTATAAGCCCAGGGGATACCAGATACATAAAATCCATGTTAAAGCTGTTTGGACTGGAAGCCATACTCCTTCCTGACCTTTCTGAAAATCTGGATGGGGAGCACCATAAGGAGTATAAAAGACTTCCCCATTATGGAACCAGTATCTCAGAGTTAAAGAAAATGGGCGGAGCAAAAATTACCCTGGAAATCTGCGATTTTGAAAGAAAGAATTCTGTGGGAGAATATTTGCAGGAAACCTATGGGGTTCCATTTGTAAGAATTCCCCTCCCTGTGGGATTAAGAGATACCGACACCTTTTTAAATACCCTCTCAGAGATTTCAGGAAAGGAGATACCTGAGGAGCTTAAAAAGGAAAGAGGCCGGTATCTGGATTCCATGATCGACTCCCACAAATACAACTCTGCCGGAAGAGCCGCTGTCTTTGGAGAGCCGGATATGGTGTATTCCACCATCCGTCTCATGTGTGAATCCGGAATTCTGCCTGTTGTGTGCGCCACTGGAACTGCCTGTCCGGAGCTGGCAAAGAAAGCCGGTCCTGAGATAGAAAAGCTGGCAGACCTTTATCTGGAGGAAGAGTATAAGGTTATAGACAAAGCGGATTTTAAAGAAATTGAGGCTATGGTAATTGAATGCAAGGCTAACATACTGGTGGGGAATTCCGATGGCAGAAGGATTGCAGAGGATTTAAAACTTCCCCTGGTGCGGAGAGGATTTCCCATTCACGACCACGTAGGAGGCCAGAGATTAAAGATGCTGGGGTACGAAGGTTCCATGGAATACATGGATGAGATATCCAACCACCTGATAGATACCACAGAAACAAGTTTTCGGGAAGCCCTTTACAAGGACTATTATAAAGATACTTTAATCGACACCAAGGAAAAGGAAGTGGAGCCTATGATAAGTACGAGAGAAGAGGAAATGAGACGAAAGACTCTGGAGCATCCCTGCTATAACTGCAAGGGTCATAAGTTTGCAAGGATTCATCTTCCGGTGGCACCGGCCTGCAACGTCCAGTGCAAATACTGTGTCAGAAAATTTGACTGCCCCAATGAAAGCCGTCCGGGAGTTACCTCTGTGATTCTCACCCCGGAGGAAGGACTAAGCCGTTATCTGGCGGTAAAGGAAAAGATGCCAAACTTAACGGTGGTAGGGATTGCCGGGCCGGGGGAAGCACTGGAAAACTGGGAGAGCGTAAAGTCCCTGTTTGAACTGATCCGGGCTCATGATCCTCATGTTACCTTTTGTTTATCCACCAACGGATTAAAGCTTCCCCTTTATGCGGAGGAACTGGCTAAGCTCTCGGTCTCCCACGTAACTGTGACCTTAAATGCGGTGGACCCTCATATCAGCGGCCAGATGTATCAGTACATCCGGTTCATGGGAAAGGAATATACGGGAGATGCGGCAGGGGCCATTATGGTGGCAAACCAGCTGGCAGGAATCCGTCTTCTCGTTGCAAGCGGTGTTCTTGTTAAGGTAAACATTGTAACCGTCAGGGGAATCAATGACGGCCATGTAGCAGAAGTAGTGAAAACGGTAAAAGACCTGGGGTGTTTTATTACCAATATCATGCAGATGATTCCGGTAGAGGGAAGTATATTTGAACAGGTAGAGCCTATTTCCAATAAGCAGCTGACGGAGATCAGAAAACAGTGTGAGGAGATCATGCCCCAGATGTATCACTGCCAGCATTGCCGGGCAGATGCCGTGGGAACCTTAACCGATGATAAATCCATAGAGCTGAAAGGATTTTTAAATGAAGAACCAAAAAATCCCCAGACAGTTACCACAAAGTACCGGTTTGCGGTAGCTTCAAAAAGCGGAGTCATCGTAGATACTCATTTTGGTCATGCAAAAGAATTTTATCTCTATGATTACTTAAATGGAGAGGTGCGTTTCGCCGGAAAAAGAAAGGTTGAGCAGTACTGCATGGGGGAAGAGGAATGCGGAGAAAAGGAAACTAAGATGGAAGGAATTATGGCGGCAATAGAGGGCTGCAATGGAGTCATTGCCATGCGGATCGGTATGGAGCCAACGAGAAAGCTGGCAGAGCTGGGAATCAAACCAGTGAATACCTATGACATGATCGAAGATGCGGTGAAAAAGGCAGCCGCTGCCATGTAA
- the nifE gene encoding nitrogenase iron-molybdenum cofactor biosynthesis protein NifE, giving the protein MEAESCNKNVLDARKSSIVVTQGCNGPKGGICCDSNSISGSVSQRACVYCGARVVLNPITDAYHIVHGPIGCSSYTWDIRGSLTSGEDIYRNSFSTDLQETDIIFGGIKKLEAAVDELMEKEEKVKLIFIYATCIVGVIGDDVDALCRMKSEQYGIPVIPVKSPGFSGNKSTGYRMACDAIMKVILPFKGKKKRKAINILGDFNLAGEMWIIKNYFKEMGIDVISGFTGDSSYEQMIKAPEASLNIVQCAGSSTYLANRMEEEFGIPFLKVSFFGIEDTTASLIRVAEALKDEEARKKAVAFCSKKEAELNSFLAKYRKHLEGKKAAIYVGGGFKAISLIRQFKAMGIETVVVGTQTGKKEDYEIIESLVEPETVILDDANPAELETFMREKGADILVGGVKERPLAYKLGIAFCDHNHERKIPLAGFEGVYNFTMEINKSINSSVWEFVS; this is encoded by the coding sequence ATGGAAGCGGAGAGCTGCAACAAAAATGTATTAGATGCCAGAAAAAGTTCTATTGTCGTAACCCAGGGATGCAACGGCCCAAAGGGCGGGATCTGCTGTGACAGCAACAGTATATCCGGTTCCGTGTCCCAAAGGGCCTGTGTATACTGCGGAGCCAGGGTCGTCTTAAATCCCATTACAGATGCTTATCATATCGTCCACGGTCCCATTGGCTGTTCCAGCTATACCTGGGATATCAGAGGGTCCTTAACAAGCGGAGAAGATATTTACCGCAACAGCTTTTCTACGGATCTGCAGGAGACAGATATTATTTTCGGAGGGATCAAAAAGCTGGAGGCAGCAGTGGATGAGTTAATGGAAAAAGAAGAGAAGGTAAAGCTGATTTTCATCTACGCCACCTGTATCGTAGGAGTCATCGGAGATGATGTGGATGCTCTTTGCAGGATGAAGTCGGAACAATATGGGATTCCGGTCATTCCCGTAAAATCCCCCGGTTTCTCCGGGAATAAATCCACCGGCTACCGTATGGCCTGCGATGCCATTATGAAGGTGATTCTTCCTTTTAAGGGGAAGAAGAAACGAAAGGCTATCAATATCTTAGGAGACTTTAATCTTGCAGGGGAAATGTGGATTATAAAGAATTATTTTAAGGAAATGGGGATTGATGTCATATCCGGGTTTACGGGGGATAGCAGCTATGAGCAGATGATAAAGGCACCGGAAGCTTCCTTAAACATCGTCCAGTGTGCAGGGTCCAGCACCTATCTGGCTAATCGGATGGAGGAAGAATTTGGCATTCCATTTTTAAAGGTCAGCTTCTTTGGAATCGAGGATACCACGGCTTCTTTGATCCGGGTGGCAGAAGCACTTAAGGATGAAGAAGCAAGGAAAAAGGCAGTTGCCTTCTGTTCTAAAAAAGAGGCAGAATTAAACAGCTTCCTTGCAAAATACCGGAAACATCTGGAGGGAAAAAAAGCAGCAATTTATGTAGGGGGAGGCTTTAAGGCCATATCTTTAATCCGCCAGTTCAAAGCCATGGGAATTGAAACCGTGGTTGTGGGAACTCAGACAGGAAAAAAGGAAGATTACGAAATCATAGAGAGCCTGGTGGAGCCGGAAACTGTAATCCTTGACGATGCAAATCCTGCGGAGCTTGAGACCTTTATGCGGGAAAAAGGAGCTGATATCCTGGTAGGGGGAGTAAAAGAGCGGCCCCTGGCTTATAAGCTGGGCATCGCCTTTTGCGATCACAATCACGAACGGAAAATACCTTTGGCAGGCTTTGAGGGGGTTTACAACTTTACCATGGAAATCAATAAAAGCATAAACAGTTCGGTATGGGAATTTGTAAGCTGA